A window of Firmicutes bacterium HGW-Firmicutes-1 contains these coding sequences:
- a CDS encoding Nif3-like dinuclear metal center hexameric protein codes for MAKIIKDIMNIVEELAPIYLAEAWDNCGLLVGDERKEVKKLLVALEPSMENIDNAVKNDVDLIVTHHPLMMNKINKITSTTVEGEKLMKLIKNEIGLYCAHTNLDKAQEGLNFYLGKQLKLADIQVLSIEKSYEQLNVNNDQEFSIDYNTMGLGVIGSLKEKLTLAQFSKDIQKLLKLDYIHYVGDKGRMIKKVAIVTGSGFSELDKAIIKGADVFITGDIKYHNAQYAKEAGIALIDATHFGSENIVVELLGNIFNNKLSDVEILLDYTAKNPIQIL; via the coding sequence ATGGCTAAAATAATAAAAGATATTATGAATATTGTTGAAGAACTAGCCCCTATTTATTTGGCAGAAGCTTGGGATAACTGTGGGCTTTTGGTTGGAGATGAAAGAAAAGAAGTAAAGAAACTTCTTGTAGCACTTGAACCAAGTATGGAAAATATAGATAACGCTGTAAAAAATGATGTTGATCTTATTGTTACACATCATCCCTTAATGATGAATAAGATTAACAAGATAACTTCAACTACGGTTGAAGGAGAAAAACTTATGAAACTAATAAAAAATGAGATTGGACTATATTGCGCACATACAAATCTAGATAAGGCACAAGAGGGTTTAAACTTTTATTTAGGAAAGCAATTAAAATTAGCAGATATACAAGTGCTTAGTATAGAAAAGAGCTATGAACAGTTAAATGTAAACAACGACCAAGAATTCAGCATAGATTATAATACAATGGGTCTTGGAGTGATCGGTTCGTTGAAAGAAAAATTGACCCTAGCCCAATTTTCTAAAGACATTCAAAAGCTATTAAAGCTTGATTATATTCATTATGTTGGTGATAAAGGCCGTATGATCAAAAAAGTTGCAATCGTTACAGGAAGTGGATTCTCAGAGCTAGATAAGGCTATTATAAAAGGCGCTGATGTATTCATAACAGGTGATATAAAATATCATAATGCCCAATATGCGAAGGAAGCCGGAATTGCGTTAATTGATGCAACTCACTTTGGAAGTGAAAATATTGTTGTAGAACTATTAGGAAATATCTTCAATAATAAGCTTTCAGATGTAGAAATACTTCTAGACTATACCGCAAAAAATCCAATTCAAATCTTATAA